One genomic segment of Suricata suricatta isolate VVHF042 chromosome 16, meerkat_22Aug2017_6uvM2_HiC, whole genome shotgun sequence includes these proteins:
- the ZNF875 gene encoding zinc finger protein 875: MATELLKAKKEARVAFRDVAVDFTREEWGLLSPAQRTLHREVMLETYSHLVSLEIPFSKPKLICQLEQGEEPWIEENPHPLGLCPGSKLEVEPGPPCPRALSGQQGLSQHVWPGHLPQVLSSVCTGAPLCPGNRSPEGRKQLFDQACLGDGAEFQEAEDCKPSFGRGSGRGPCEVLSGSLQARPFGSGEDRPGLGVGPRLDQRTDLEESDSGSHGVQVSRFGAVRYGEFGLRESDLLSLQKVQTGETSYTCTEWGESFSDVSIIIKNQRTDSGEKPYVCEECGRGFTWKSNLITHQRTHSGEKPYVCQECGRGFTWKSNLITHQRTHSGEKPYVCEECGRGFTWKSNLFTHQRTHSGVKPYLCKECGQSFSLKSNLITHQRAHSGEKPYVCRECGRGFRQHSHLIRHKRTHSGEKPYVCKECEQCFTQKSHLSRHIRTHTGEKPFTCAECGRRFSWKSNLKIHQRTHSGVKPYMCLECGQCFSLKSNLNKHQRSHTGEKPFVCRECGRGFTRKSTLISHQRIHSGEKPFVCMDCGRSFSDKSTLLSHQRTHSGEKPFMCRECGRRFSQKPNLFRHRRAHSGRVSFVCRECGERFCDKLTLSTHQKVHSRGKPHVCRECGQGFSRQSHLMRHQRIHSGEKPYICRKCGRGFSRKSNLIRHQRTHSG; this comes from the exons GCACGCGTGGCGTTCAGGGATGTGGCTGTGGACTTCACCCGCGAGGAGTGGGGTTTGCTGAGCCCTGCGCAGAGGACCCTGCACAGGGAGGTGATGCTGGAGACTTACAGCCACCTGGTGTCGCTCG AAATTCCATTTTCCAAACCAAAACTCATTTGTCAGCTGGAGCAAGGAGAAGAGCCCTGGATTGAGGAGAACCCGCACCCGCTGGGCCTTTGTCCAG GATCAAAGCTAGAAGTTGAGCCTGGGCCGCCCTGCCCGCGGGCGCTGTCTGGTCAGCAAGGCCTCAGCCAGCACGTGTGGCCCGGCCATCTTCCTCAGGTCCTCTCAAGTGTCTGTACAGGAGCTCCTCTCTGTCCAGGGAATCGCAGTCCGGAAGGTCGGAAACAACTCTTTGATCAAGCCTGCTTGGGGGACGGAGCCGAATTTCAAGAGGCAGAAGACTGCAAGCCCTCGTTCGGGAGAGGAAGCGGAAGAGGCCCCTGCGAGGTGCTGTCCGGCTCACTGCAGGCACGGCCGTTCGGGTCCGGGGAAGACCGCCCGGGGCTGGGGGTAGGGCCCCGCCTAGACCAGAGGACGGACCTTGAGGAATCAGACAGCGGATCACATGGTGTACAAGTCTCAAGATTTGGGGCAGTCAGATATGGGGAGTTTGGGCTGAGGGAGTCAGACCTGCTCAGCCTCCAGAAGGTGCAAACAGGGGAGACATCCTACACGTGCACTGAGTGGGGAGAGAGCTTTAGCGACGTGTCAATCATCATCAAAAACCAGAGGACCGACTCTGGGGAGAAACCTTATGTGTGTGAGGAGTGTGGGCGAGGCTTTACGTGGAAGTCAAACCTCATCACACACCAGAGGACACACTCAGGGGAGAAGCCTTATGTGTGCCAGGAGTGCGGGCGAGGCTTCACCTGGAAGTCAAACCTCATCACACACCAGAGGACACACTCAGGGGAGAAGCCTTATGTGTGCGAGGAGTGCGGGCGAGGCTTTACTTGGAAGTCAAACCTCTTCACACATCAAAGGACACACTCAGGGGTCAAGCCTTATTTGTGCAAGGAGTGTGGACAGAGTTTCAGCCTGAAGTCAAACCTCATCACACACCAGAGGGCACACTCTGGGGAGAAGCCTTATGTTTGCAGGGAGTGTGGGCGTGGCTTTCGCCAGCATTCACATCTCATCAGACATAAGAGGACACATTCGGGAGAGAAGCCTTATGTGTGCAAAGAGTGTGAGCAATGCTTTACCCAGAAGTCACACCTCAGTAGACACATTAGgactcacacaggagagaagccgTTCACGTGCGCAGAATGTGGGCGCCGTTTTAGCTGGAAATCAAACCTCAAGATACACCAGAGGACGCACTCCGGGGTGAAACCTTACATGTGCCTGGAGTGCGGGCAGTGCTTTAGCCTGAAGTCAAACCTCAACAAACACCAGAGGTCacacacgggcgagaagccgtTTGTGTGCAGGGAGTGTGGGCGAGGCTTTACCCGGAAGTCAACCCTGATCTCGCACCAGAGGATACACTCAGGGGAAAAGCCATTTGTGTGCATGGACTGTGGACGAAGCTTCAGTGATAAGTCAACCCTCCTGTCCCACCAGAGAACGCATTCAGGGGAAAAGCCTTTCATGTGCAGGGAGTGTGGTAGAAGGTTTAGTCAGAAGCCAAACCTGTTTAGGCACAGGAGGGCACACTCGGGTCGTGTGTCCTTTGTGTGCAGGGAGTGTGGGGAGCGCTTCTGTGATAAGTTAACTCTCAGCACACACCAGAAGGTACACTCCAGGGGGAAGCCTCACGTGTGCAGGGAGTGTGGGCAAGGCTTTAGTCGGCAGTCACACCTCATGAGGCATCAGAGGATTCACTCAGGAGAGAAGCCTTACATCTGCAGGAAGTGTGGGCGAGGCTTTAGTCGAAAATCAAACCTCATCAGACATCAGAGGACACACTCAGGATAG